One window from the genome of Micromonospora aurantiaca ATCC 27029 encodes:
- a CDS encoding YidC/Oxa1 family membrane protein insertase — protein MLAFAPLHSAASAAATVVTWLADVLAPLTGGAATAAAIVLFTVAVRLLISPLTVAQVRGERRRTALAPEVRELQRRYADDPARLQSELFALYRNAGASPVAGCLPALLQAPFFLVMYRLFATGDGAPELLGERLAGVPLGWHLGDGLAGPVPLVFGVLLAALLALAWWSSRRMRRAAAATGTVAGTPAEGPGAAVLGRVLPLLPYGTVLVALVVPLAAVLYLVTTTAWTALEQVVLRRPQPAAAIDKR, from the coding sequence ATGCTCGCCTTCGCACCGTTGCACTCCGCGGCCTCGGCCGCGGCCACAGTCGTCACCTGGCTCGCCGACGTGCTCGCCCCGCTCACCGGCGGCGCCGCGACTGCGGCCGCCATCGTCCTGTTCACAGTCGCCGTCCGGCTGCTGATCTCCCCGCTGACAGTGGCCCAGGTCCGCGGGGAGCGGCGTCGCACCGCGCTCGCCCCCGAGGTACGGGAACTCCAGCGCCGGTACGCCGACGATCCGGCCCGCCTCCAGAGCGAGCTGTTCGCGCTCTACCGCAACGCCGGTGCCAGCCCGGTGGCGGGCTGCCTGCCGGCTCTGTTGCAGGCACCGTTCTTCCTGGTCATGTACCGCCTGTTCGCCACCGGTGACGGCGCGCCGGAGCTGCTGGGGGAGCGGCTCGCCGGCGTACCGCTGGGGTGGCATCTCGGCGACGGCCTGGCCGGCCCGGTGCCGCTGGTGTTCGGCGTGCTGCTGGCCGCGCTGCTGGCGCTGGCCTGGTGGTCGTCGCGGCGGATGCGCCGGGCGGCGGCCGCCACCGGCACCGTGGCCGGGACGCCGGCCGAGGGTCCGGGCGCGGCGGTGCTCGGGCGGGTGCTGCCGCTGCTGCCGTACGGCACGGTGCTGGTGGCGCTCGTGGTGCCGCTGGCAGCGGTGCTCTATCTGGTCACCACCACGGCGTGGACGGCGCTGGAGCAGGTGGTGCTGCGCCGGCCGCAGCCGGCGGCGGCCATCGACAAGCGTTGA
- a CDS encoding DUF6412 domain-containing protein: MLAVLTGAWAYALALFADRPAGLIAGAAVVAALLLATLLALRVRALPTPPGTRFAAALRARARRRGVPRQVDPDAPGRPRPRAPGLHPSAA, from the coding sequence ATGCTGGCGGTGCTGACGGGAGCGTGGGCGTACGCGCTCGCCCTGTTCGCCGACCGGCCGGCCGGGCTGATCGCCGGTGCGGCGGTCGTCGCCGCGCTGCTGCTCGCCACGCTGCTCGCGCTGCGGGTCCGCGCGCTGCCCACGCCGCCCGGCACCCGGTTCGCCGCCGCGCTGCGTGCCCGCGCCCGCCGCCGCGGGGTGCCCCGGCAGGTCGACCCGGACGCACCGGGGCGTCCGCGCCCCCGCGCTCCCGGCCTGCACCCCTCGGCCGCGTAG